The Lolium rigidum isolate FL_2022 chromosome 2, APGP_CSIRO_Lrig_0.1, whole genome shotgun sequence genomic interval CTTGGGAAGCAGCGTCATCAGCGCCTGGTTGAGGCGATGAAACCCTCTGCCGCGGAGCTGGAAGAGCTGCTGGAACACGTCGACAACGTCCTGCTTGACAGTGGTCCAACACGCACGGAGGAATTCCGCGGTGAAGCCGTCAGGTCCAGGAGCCTTGCGGGCCGGCATGCGTTTGACGGCGTTCCAGATCTCGTCGACGGTAAAGGGGGCCTCAAGAGCGTCCAGGCTGTCCGTGGGCTCAATAATCTGCGTGAAATCCAGCGTGCAGTCCCGCGCGACATTGGTGCCCAGCAGGCCGTCGTAATGAGCGAAGGCAGCCTCGGCAATGGCGGCCTGATCAGTGATCGTCTGGTCGCCGACGCGGATGGCGTAGATCCTATTCTTTTGTCTCCTGTAGGTGCACTGCTGATGGAAGAATGCCGTATTGGCGTCACCATCGCGGAGGCAGGCGATCCGTGCACGCTGGCGGGCGATGGTGCGGTCCAGAGACGCCAACCCTAGATAAGTGGCCTTAAGCTGCTTGTGCAGCCAGGTCTCATGCGCGGACAGGGCACGGCCCTCCTGGGCTGTGTCGAAGCGTAGGATAAGGTCCCTGGCAATCGCCATGCGCATCCGGACGCTACCCACAGTCTTCGAGCTCCAGCTGGTGAGGCTGCGCGCCGTGGCGTGCAGGCGAAGCCAGAGTCGCTGGAAGGGGTCGGCGTGGTGGACAGAGTTCCAGGCCGCGGTGACCGTGTCGTGGAACCCGTCCAGGCGCAACCAGAACTCCTCAAAACGGAAACGGCGGTGGCCAGCGGGCATGGGCGAGCAATCCAGCAGCAGCGGGGAGTGGTCGGAGACGACGGAGGCGAGGCAGAACTTATAATGGTACACTGGGCATATGATGTTTCCTTAgatcaaatattttcaaattaaTCTTAATACCCTGCTAGGACATCATGGTATAGGTAGAACAAATGGCTGAGTTTGATGTTCAACCCTAAACTCCAAAACCGGTCAGAACTTAGAAGACACTGACTCTCAAACTGCTCACATAGTATTGGTacacatatatgatgatagccagatGTTCACCAACACGCTTGAACTACTAAGAATTACTTTGTTAGGTATGACACTTCCTGTATACTATTTTTTACATGGGCTTAATTTGCTCAAAATACATTCATACATGAATGGCCAGCTTTGGCACAAGGTTTGTTGTTTATGGTTTATTGGCTTGGAGACCTAAACAACTGACATTCTGTTCATGAGTTTTTCTTGATATGCTTTGATTATAGTATTGTGAAAGCTATACTCTAATTGTCCTTCTGTGTGCTTTGTTCAGGTACTCAATACTTTGATATTATCAAGATTCGTTACAGAATGGCTTCAAGAAACAGCACTTGAGCAACTCTCGGAAATATCTAAATACCTGTATCTGCTAGTTGAAGAGGGCAAACTTTTTAAAGGGAATATTCCTATTTTAACTTCAATGCTAAATGTGATTGCATCAACAATGAGGTTGTCTATGAAAAGGAAGATATACCAACCACATTTTACCCTGTCCCTCCACGGCATATTTAAGTTGTGCCAAGCTATTGATGGCCATTCAAGAAGCACCGAACTTAAGCTTACGATGGAACTTGGTACTGATGTCGTTCTTATGAATGGCCCTCTCCCAATTTTGTCTGAGAAGGTACTTATTTGTTCTCTGCCTTCATCCAATGAACCTTTAACATTATTGCTTTAGTATCGTGATAGGAATCTAAATCTCAGTGACTAAAGTTGTTGTTTGGGTATATGATCAGTATCTAATTCTTCATGATCACCTTTTTTGTTGATTCATTAGGACTTGAATTGATTTTGTTGTAATATTTTATGTTCATACTATGTTAAAGTTTACTGCCAAGTAGTCATATGTGGCACCATTTTGTTGTAATATTTTATGTTCATACTATGTTAAAGTTTACTGCCAAGTAGTCATATGTAGCACCATAAACTGAGGTTAACCTCCTACTTATGCCTACAAAGGACACCATATTTTTCTTCTCAAGTATCGTATGCAATGGGATATTTCTTAATTCCGCATTTGTATGGCAATGACAGGATAAGTCAAGAACCGTGATGGTTGTTTCATGGGTAACTTCTAACATCTTCTGGTTCAGTAACAAGAAATCTGTATTGGAAATGCCATGGGAAGAGCCGATAAAAAACGAGTGCCTACTTTCAAAGATATTGCGTTGGTTAGTAGCTTCCGTAATACTTGGTAGAATCTCCTGCATCTCTCCTGAGAAGAGCAATTGTCCTGGAACTCTTCAGACTTTCTTGAACCGCACATATGAAAGGGTTGAAATGGTGGACAGTCACGTTGCAAATGAGAGACTAGCTGTCATTATACTTTACCTTCAAGACCGTGTCAAAAGAAACAGTGACACTTTGCCATCGGTTGTGACGGCTCTTTGCTTGTTGCTCCTTGACAGATGCAGTAAACAAGGTAAACTTTGAATTATTGCATTCTGTTGCAATAATATCTATATATCTCTAAATTATTTGCTGACTCAAGGTTAGTTAGGATATATCATTGTGATACAGAGTGCCTGTATTCTCTTGTCATGTTATTGCTGGAACAGTGACACCTCCACTTATTTACTATCATGAGCATTTTTTGATGCAGATTTGGTTGACAGTCGTGGACAAATTGAAAGGCTTTGCTCGAAGATACATTGTCCTGCTGAATCTAATCCTGCATGGAGATGGTGTGTGAACAATTCTT includes:
- the LOC124687960 gene encoding uncharacterized protein LOC124687960; the protein is MLNVIASTMRLSMKRKIYQPHFTLSLHGIFKLCQAIDGHSRSTELKLTMELGTDVVLMNGPLPILSEKDKSRTVMVVSWVTSNIFWFSNKKSVLEMPWEEPIKNECLLSKILRWLVASVILGRISCISPEKSNCPGTLQTFLNRTYERVEMVDSHVANERLAVIILYLQDRVKRNSDTLPSVVTALCLLLLDRCSKQDLVDSRGQIERLCSKIHCPAESNPAWRWHYYQPWRDPALQHTAIERMEVEQACRSLLIIFSNTFSTGLPPGVPILSLGDVERSGLFQWERDFMVKQPYS